Below is a window of Malania oleifera isolate guangnan ecotype guangnan chromosome 1, ASM2987363v1, whole genome shotgun sequence DNA.
GTCTTTAAAACTTCCAAATTACTGAGGCGTTTGATCAGGGCATGACTAGAATTCTTCTTTGGCACGACCTAGTCAAAGTCCTATTTTCCTCATTCAGCTGTGGGTGCAACCAGGGCATGACTAGAACAAGGTTGGTATGACCTGGTTGAGACTATAAAAAATCCATTTTAAACCCCTCTTCCTGTGAAGCCATAACCACTTGTTCTCTTTTTTCCTTCATCTCTCCTTGTCACACTGAAGCTCGACCTAGCTGCCTGAGTCTCCTCCACCTTCCTAGAGCTCTGGTGGCCCTCTAGTGACCTGTCCTAGCTCCAGTGGTCCCCTTATTTGTGTGACACTTCATCCCTCGTACCTAGGGTTTTTCCCATTCACATTTCTTGTGACCGTGACTCTTCATCTCCTTATCTCGTCATGTCCGTGTCCCTTCCTCTTCTCCATCTTCTGTCTTCTACCTTTCCTACATACCAAGCTACTTTCCTGACCACCTACTTTCATTGTTGTCAATGATGCCTCGCTGAGTGCAGTCCCCATTTGCTTCAAAGCAGCCATAGTCATTGAGATCCACCGCCAAGGGGAAGAGGGTCCAGGATCAGCCAAGGGACTAGTCTTCATCCGGGTCTGACCATATTCCACCTGCGCAAGTGACGATGAGAGATGGCGCAGCCCAGAGAGGGTAGGCATAGACTTCTAGAGGGTCAAGGGCATCGAGGATGACCCTCGAGGGCTACAAATTTTGGCCTATGTCTAAATTGCAGTTGGATGAGACTCGTGCCCTTTCTAGCCATAGATGTTGCATAAAGGTGCTCGAGCGGGGGAAGATGGACCATTACATGACCCCACCCACCACAACATAGCATCCAATGTTGGTATGGGAGTTCTACCGGAACCTGCATGATCCTCAGATGGGCATCTAGTCCACTACTCTTTAGGGTGTGGGGTTGGATCTGACTCCAAGATTGATTAAGAGAGTGTGGTCCCATGAGGAGGTCGATGATACACCATGAGAGGCCCTCGAATCTTCATATGTCCACCACATCATCGGTCGGATGTTTCACGACCTCTACTATGATGGTGGGAATATGCGAGGCACATGCACAATACGGAGAAGGGTACCCGATTTCTTGTTTCTTTGGGACCTAATCCTACAACACAACATCTGAGCATTTGTATATCATTATGGATGAGATGATCACATTCTATAAGCGGAACGTGAGGCACTCGAGGCCGAGGAGGCCTATGCCAAGGCCAATGCACAGTCAAGCCACTAGGGAGCTAAAAAGGCCCCTCATTCCATACGCCTAGATCATCATTTCGATCTTAATTTGCAAGATGATCAACCTCGGTGATTTGGATGCACACATTTCAATTGGATAGGTCACCGTGGATAAGGCGTCAGAGCATGAATTTGGTGGCGCCATGGCACAACTGAAGGATCACCAGTTGGCATCCTTTGAGGGTGAATCAGGGTCAGAGTTTCTTATACAATTCTTCTACCATGACCCTAAGGAGCCAACACATCCGCTGGTGCCAACACTTGGTAGAGcaccgaagaagaagaagaagaggatgacTGCTGAGCCCCCCACCTCTACATCAGAACCTTGGGAGGTAGCACCTGCAGCAGCAGTCGTGCATCCACTTACATTCCCTACTATGCCTCAGGTAAGAGATGACATATGTCACCTGCACCAATAGTTTGAGACGTTTAGAGCTGAGTTGTAGCATGAGTTTGAGGAGACCAAGGAGATAATTTTTCATGGATTTGGGGAATTTGTCAAGGCACTTGGAGTCTATTTCCTGAGCACGTTTGTAACTTTGAGATTTTCAGGATTCACAGCTCTTGCCTCAACCTCTAGACCCTCAGTTCGTCCTGCTCCTCCTTCCCCCGCAACTACACAGGGGGCCTCTTCCTCATCTTCCCATCCATGGCTAGCTCTGCGGTCTCCTATTAGgaatttatactgaaagacatgctttatgtaatccattttagtatttattaataacttcacttattccattttaatgaaaatatttgtgAGCATTGTTTTCCTGACATTGTTtgtttaatgattatgcatgtgtgtcttttattctatacagtaggtgatctagtgtatagagtacgacttatacaaagaaaattagatcatcagttcttataaaaTACAAGTTTATTGTTcatagtcttaaatgaaattggaaacaccattggtaggactttagcacaaggttttaataggtctacCCTGACTATTaggagtgcttatgctcttaatcctgatatgattattggacatgtgcatataatttttattactttgattcatagaagagtgagatttttCATGGGTCAAAAAaatcagtgagttgggtgatgacattttgtgtatgaattataattaacgtaattaaggttGAATTTGAGTCGAATTAAGATTTCATAAATACGCAGggagccctagtcatatttgcccaaagGTCCctgctgtagcctatatacatgCGCTCCATTCATCAGCTAAGGTGAGATAAGCGAACTCTCATTGGGGCAAACATTTTTTTTGAgggaagaaaaccctagcagccgcTTATAAACCCATTCTCTCAGGAGCAAGGCATGTTCAAGGAATGCAGTAGAAGATTCCTGATTgtcttcaagagctcgttttcaTACTTGCAAAATCGGGATCAAACCAGATAGATCTCATGGGCATAATCCTCATCATgtaattagggtttgcatgatcagatttttttttttttcatttttaggcACTATAGtcggatcttagggctatttcgcaagtcccttcaattggtataagagcctcgGTTGATACTGTATATGGATAATAATACAATGTTCTTAGAAAATCGAACTAATGCATGCTTAGGGTAGAATGTGTGTATGCACTGACCTCTATTTTGCAGCATTCTGTCCGACAATTATGATCacacgaatgtatgttttgtgagagcgattgtttattacaagattcgtcGCATATGAACTCTGGTTttggaggcataggattttgtaatctgatgcaaCTTCATCTGAGAAGGAGGCTCAGTTGCTGCATATGAATAGTGCTAAAAAATTGGCTGAAACCCTAGTTACGAAATAATGATTAGATGGTTGGTAGTGGTGCATAGTAGTGgcaaaaaataggaaaaaccctagAACAATGATGTGGTTTTTCGTCTAGGTTTTCGGGGTGCAGCCCTTGTGCCCCCACTGGTGGTGCTGCTCCCTGGACCCTAGTGACCTTACTAGACAAGTCAAGCCCCACTGGTGGTGTTGCCCTCGGGCCCCTTCCGAACCCGATATTGTGTGATGGCAAACAAGGATTCACGGTATTATGATGCAAGTTGCTTGACCATAATagccaatatatttattatatcatatttattgtttatatatgcttgttTGACATGTTTGTTGTTCTTgtgttatgtcattagcatgtaaaatttaaaatttcaatgttggtttatgcatatgcaactagagaataaaacTAATTCCCAAGTtacaatacaatttttttttataaaaaaaatattaagggaatttggaattttatttgtcgCGTAtattttagttaccaatattggaatattaaacacgagtttgtatccctcatgaattaaataactaagtgggtgagggaatttattacatataaatctcATGGTCTTCATCACTAGTTTGTAGttgaagtaattaattttatattatgatattagtatcttcctctCCATCATATGGAATTAATTACAGACTCACCaatataaactctagtaattgttagtattgggtcacctctccatctAGGGATTCACTATGGGACAATAGATCTTgtattatgtgatggtatacacttaACTATGAATAATAGTATTCTCACCATCTGAGTGACTGCTATTGTTTATTGGACCAAAGCTAAgttagaaatttaatttttcttggcATAGTTACTTGCCTAGATAATAAAATTAATGGGTCATCACTtgtctacacaaatgttgaatagtaTACGACCTCCCATCGAGGTACACTACTCATGGTGTGCTAGGTTTCTGATAGATtccttaaaagaaaatatttgtagagggaaccatattcttttaattgaattaaaagtttattattgctcatcatattttgttataatatgtgattctcaAGATTAAAAATGGCTTTCAATCCCTTGActgttattctcaaagaaaacaaactgTTTGGACCTAATTGTATTGACCggaaaaggaacttggatattgtacTGACTGCAAAGGAGTACAAGTACGTGCTTATAGAGGTATGTCCAAAGAAAATTGGTGAAGGGGCAACCGATGAGGAAACCCAAACTTACTAGAAGTGGATTAAGGCTAATGAAATGGCGCGGTGTTACATTTTGGGCTCCATTTCGAATGTTTTGCAACATCAGCATCAATTTATGCATTTTGCCTATGATATAATGCATAACCTCAAAAAAATGTTTGGGGATCAAAATCATGCTATTAGGCAGACTTCTATGAAGTAACATATGAATACTACTATGGTAGAAGGGGCCCTAGTAAGGGATCATGTTTTAAACATGATTGGTCTTCTCAGTGAGCTAGAGATCCTTGGAGCTGAGATCAATGGGGAAACCAAGGTCGATATCGTTCTCCAGTTGCTTCATGACTCTTTCAAGCAGTTTTTCCTTAACTACAACATGAATATGCTCTCTTACTCATTAGAAGAACTACTTAAAAAGCATCAAGCAACTGAGGGCCTAATTAGGAAACCCAAACTTACTAGAAGTGGATTAAGGCTAATGAAATGGCGCGGTGTTACATTTTGGGCTCCATTTCGAATGTTTTGCAACATCAGCATCAATTTGTGCATTTTGCCTATGATATAATGCATAACCTCAAAAAAATGTTTGGGGATCAAAATCATGCTATTAGGCAGACTGCTATGAAGTAACATATGAATACTACTATGATAGAAGGGGCCCTAGTAAGGGATCATGTTTTAAGCATGATTGGTCTTCTCAGTGAGCTAGAGATCCTTGGAGCTGAGATCAATGGGGAAACCAAGGTCGATATCGTTCTCCAGTTGCTTCATGACTCTTTCAAGCAGTTTTTCCTTAACTACAACATGAATATGCTCTCTTACTCATTAGCAGAACTACTTAAAAAGCATCAAGCAACTGAGGGCCTCATTAGGAAGCCAACTATTACTCGTGACTGAGAAAATTTATTCTTCTAGGCCAAAAGGCCGAAAGATGAAGAAAAAGGTTCATAAATCACAGGGAGCTCCTCCAGTAGTATGTGGGCCACAGGATGGAGTGAAAAAAAACTAAGGGCAAGTGTTTTCACTACAAGCAGCTAAGGCATTGGAAATCAAAATGTCCAGTTTATCTCgccaaataaaacaaaaaagggtatatctcattcactagtagtCGAAACATGTTTAGTGGTAATATCTACCAATACCTAGTGCGTAGATACCAGAGCCACTAATCATATTTGCAATTTTTTGCAGGGGTTCCAGCAAACTCGCCAgctaagtgatggggagatttacgtatttttgggagatgacacgagagtgtcagtagttgcagtaggagatattcacatttcttttggtaaagataggattttaataatgaaagactctctttatgtaccttcctttagaaggaatttgatctcaATTTCCAAGTTAGTTAATCACGGATATTCCGtttattttaataactcaattgttattaagttaaataaatgttTTATCTGTCCGGGTACATTGGTGGATGATCTTTATACtattaatcatgtttctcctaTAGTGCAACTAAATAAATTGAATAACGCTGATAGACTACCATGTTAGAGAAAGAAACCTTCTGAATTAAACCAAACTAATCTTTGACACTTATgcctaggtcatattaatctTAGATGGATTTCAAGGTTGATTCAGAATGGACCATTAGGTTTATTAGAAGTGGAGGCAGTACTAATATGTGAATCTtgcttagaaggtaagatgaccaagTGACCCTTTTCGGCCACGGGCTATAGAGCAAAGGAGGCATTAGAACTAGTTCACTCAAATTTGTGTGGCCCCATGAATATCAAGGCCAAAGGTGCCTTGAGTATttcattactttcattgatgattactcacgacaTGGGTATGTTTATTTGATGCGCCGTAAGTCTgaatgctttgagaaattcaaTGTATTTAAGGTTGAAACGGAGAAGCGTCggggtaaatgtatcaagacactacgaTCGTGGTAGTGAGTACCTCTTAGAAGAATACATGGATTACTTTTCAGATGAGGGAGTTGAATCCCAATTGTCTACACCTAGTATGCCACACTAGAATGGTGTAGCAGAAAGAAGGAATAAGACTTTTATGGACATGGTTAGTGAAAACTAGGGTGTAGtcccaggagggggggggggaggatgaattggaattaaaaattttcttttaattccttttaatgaattcttgacttcttgttgatttattcaatacacaacaaatacttctTTCTTTAttcaattcacaaccacacaatttttaatcaatcaagtaaccaatcaatcaatcaaaccaatcaatttcCAATCAACAATAATATCCAAACTAAGTTATAAaattcaacttttgtttgtttgcagccctgtatatatgaaagtttgattcaagccttgtGGTTAATGCAAGGCCTATGATAATGAATTTTCTTTCTCAAAAAGaagtgtaatataaaatccaatactctttccaaaagcttacacgttaaataaaatttcagtttaAAGAGTCGTTGGATGTTTCACCAATTAACatactcccttacagtttccacaacgtatggatcaaccaacgtacttcctttcgattttagtaatcccaaaaacaaattaagcttaagtttatttaatatcaaatccacgtagtgtatatgattaaggaatttaaaacatcctcATAGTTTATTTATGCTGAAAGTAAATAGAGTAAGGGAAATAAAGATACACctggtttttatgaggttcggcttatccccagcttgCATCcatgcctttggcaaaccaccaaagcaTTCACTAAACCAATTCTTTTTTTCGGGCAGAACAACActattacacactcctttagtaggctaaaGCCCTCATCTCCAAGTGATAACCCTTACTCGATCAGTCCTTCAACtagactagagcccgcctctctaagtgataccccacgcttagccaacaatccaaaaaCCTTAGAATTGTTAAAAATACTGCAAGAATGCAAAAGAATAGctacgtacaagaacactctcaaacaaagtagattagtacaaattcagcactatgtagttcaagaatttaaatatcaagatgaaatagaattgaagatcgagtatagaattcaccaatattcttcttagatgaggattagcagagGAATAGATTAGGAAGATCAGCTCTTTTAGAAATTCAGCAGTATCAGTTGGGCAAAGATTTGAGCTAGAGAGAACAACTGGTATGCAAGATAGCTTTCAGCAGATTTATCAATTCTTTGGCTCCTGATAtagtttgatttgtaaaaccatgtactTATAAAGGTTTTAGGAAGAGTTTCTTTGTTCCCCATATTTCTTGGAGTGTCCCCTAAGTTTTTATAATCtttacatttgaaaaactaatttttataaatttcccGTTAAGTTCAAAAATTCGAATTCCCGTAGaatcagtcggctggacaagcaACTGGGTAGTATATTTCATAGGGTCAGTTGGGTGGACAGGCGGCTGATGCCtttttttcttccaaaaataAATTCCATTAATTTGTCAATCGGCTAGCTTGACCACGtccaaaatggtcagtcggctaggcgtgtcagtcggctgactaatctTAGTTCAAACTATCAATCGGCTGGGCAGTTTATTCATTCTGGTGTTTTGTTAGTCAGCTGATTAATCTTAGTATTTTCTGGTCAGTTGGTTGACCAGTCCATTTTatgaaaatctttcatttttcatttttaaactcttttgttatttgaaagacttaaatgtaacttgtcaaaaacattttccatggttttaaaaatctggtcttctaagtccatattcaaccctaaaaaaGCTTTAAGAATATTTCAAAAGAtgtttaaaatatgaagcacttacataaagacttttagGACTTTGAACATTATTGGCGCTTGAGTGTTCATGCTTgttttttctttgagctcttttgcttttcttcaatctttgatatacttttaagatttctctcattttcttcaagctttaagatatcatcttgaaatccatactTTAaccttcatatgatcatccttctttaaagtataagcttgcaatggatccttgatCTTGTATTTACATGTTTGATCCTTATGAGTCCTAAAATaccattactcaaccaaatatgttaagtttctcttgtttgttagcatcaaaacaagaaattgagccttgtaaggccaacaatctcctactttttgatgatgacaaacaagttgtaaaaatttgagtaagccttaaagactcccccttacaataagcatcatcttaacaatatttgtaatatcaatatcaatatcaacaccaatttcaatatcatacgatatcatgctcatcacatcatGTTAAGTTTAAGATCATTCAATGTCAAATACTTCTCCACCTTTGtcaaaaacttctcccccttttgctaCACATATcctattcaaaatttcaaaaattttcaaataccaagcttaatttttcaattatttttgctggaaacttctcccccttttgacatcaataaaaaagagtatgatataaaaaataaatcatattttaagcatacaaatatcaaacatgcatatcaagcaaatgataccaattgaaattttaatAAATTCTACTatcaattgaacttttgaatatgtgataccaattaaaacaataaagaataataccaattgaaaatttatgataccaattaaaaaataattctttttatcaattatgtttttaaaattatcatcccatgtttcaaacattttatTCATATCATGTACATGCTCATGGATActtatatcaaataccaatatcatatcaatgtcacAACATAGTCAttaatataattatacttgtcatgctcaaataccaatttatacATTCATGGATATTAATATACTTcatagatactaatgctaatgtcactactcatggatactaaattatATAGATGCAATTTTTTCCATTTATCCGTGTGATCcattattagcatgcatggtCCATAATTAATTTCgcattcatatatcaatatcataccaAGATTTATGCTTTAATAattttatgctcagattttcaaaatatagtgagccataaatcatcaaaattttcattgtctttagagatttaaagataccaatttcaagatatacacatgtagcatatagcatatcatataagcataaAGTATATTaatatcatgtgcattgtactatactttttcttatgtttatttttatattaaactTGTTTAACAATTTTACCTTCAGTCAGTCGAATGAGCTTTTGTCCAAGCGCCTGACCTATCCTTTCTCCTTAACGTGTTTGTTCAGTCAGATGGCTGACCTTTCCTTTGCAATTTTTCGGCCAAGATTTCTTCTTTATCAATTAGCTCTATTTGCTTCAGACTTCTCTTTTGATTTCTTATgaacatccaaacttcatatgTCTTAAAactttctaatttaagccttgtgtgatttattcattgattgaggccaacaattttcattagttttaataagataagcattaataagtttgaatatttttatccttattctctatttcaatttgttCAATATCTTTGTATGATTTTTCATAGGTTTGATATTGATTGTAGTTAAAGGATCTTGGTATTTCATCTTgttacccatattttcttgggtctgggtggtttaacaagtgatgcttctttaattctccaaacttattTTGTTTTCACACATTTCCTCTtcaatggacattcaaatttaacatgcccctttttcttacatagaaaacatgtggtatgtgtgtaggcCTTTGAGGAGGTGTTGGCATAGTTTTTGGATTCTTTTGTGaagtatcccatatagagattttttttttccttttattttctattCCATTGAATCccatgccttctttatttaaagacattctttgtgagtcaatcattttgtcaaaattttcttttccttttgtgaaattgtaaatgattttgacttgatcatcaatttctttcttaagatcataaatttttgatttttgtatacttttgcccttttcttgattttgagatattttactaattttatcctctaattctaaaatatataagtatttatcattttccatagaggattgagatctcaagtcttctacttcATTCATCAAcatttcattcttgctttctaatttattaattttcaaatctttttctttctcagcaagatttttagactcTAATTTATTCATCAtagcttcatttttattttttattttcttgatttttaagtctttttccttttcagcaagttTGAGggattctagttctttcatcactcattcattcttatttttcaatgatgtgtattgtttgGTTACTTTGACTagcatcttatgcactttgaataaatcattttgtaactcttaataagatgaaatacactcatcattggattcattagatgaatcactacaagaactattcaaggatttggatgaggagctttccttatcgtcccaagccatatagcaagtataagcaacctcttggtcacttgattcattatcggaactactCAGTACTcaaattgtcccaagtagtggctttcattgcctttttctttctcttcttagaatctttcttaagtaatgGACATTCTtattttatgtgtccatccttcttgcttataacatgtggggattttattttttgatctctttgtattggtttcttcttctcCTGATTCGGAGTTTTGAaatcttcttttaaattttttctttcttctaagaattcttgccagcttcttggatatataggctagttcatcttcatccatttcatctttatcctcatcactagagttttcttttgaagttttaaaGGCTATAAATTCTTGGACTTTAGtttttccattcctttcattcattgacatttcatatgtgaggaaagaacctataagttcatctaaggaaggtttttttcaaatttcttccttcggttatggaagtggcttttggttcccatatagttgGCAACACTCTAAGtatttttttggatcatttcaaAGGTGttgtatgtttttcc
It encodes the following:
- the LOC131147979 gene encoding uncharacterized protein LOC131147979, translated to MAFNPLTVILKENKLFGPNCIDRKRNLDIVLTAKEYKYVLIEHQFVHFAYDIMHNLKKMFGDQNHAIRQTAMNELEILGAEINGETKVDIVLQLLHDSFKQFFLNYNMNMLSYSLAELLKKHQATEGLIRKPTITRD